In a single window of the Drosophila albomicans strain 15112-1751.03 chromosome 3, ASM965048v2, whole genome shotgun sequence genome:
- the LOC117568993 gene encoding ragulator complex protein LAMTOR4 homolog, with protein MDKDKLIVPNQIGYLILKDDGAVLESGGDLKNDERSANVIMGLLNLTESIDENFMPNSSCERITIDYEHHSYSICMSNRRIYIVKSSKSPHNGATTSSSSSTSVYNDATEGNSNATNPASTSSSTVLA; from the exons ATGGATAAAGATAAGCTGATTGTGCCCAACCAAATTGGTTACTTGATACTCAAGGATGATGGAGCCGTGCTGGAATCTGGCGGCGATCTTAAGAACGATGAACGCAGCGCGAATGTAATAATGGGACTGCTGAATTTAACCGAAAg CATCGATGAGAACTTTATGCCCAACAGCAGCTGTGAGCGCATCACAATTGATTACGAACATCATAGCTACAGCATTTGTATGTCGAATCGACGCATTTACATTGTGAAATCGAGTAAATCGCCCCACAATGGAGCAACAACCAGTTCATCATCGTCGACCAGCGTTTATAACGATGCCACcgaaggcaacagcaacgcaacAAATCCCGCCAGcacgagcagcagcacagTGTTGGCTTGA
- the LOC117568983 gene encoding LOW QUALITY PROTEIN: protein disks lost (The sequence of the model RefSeq protein was modified relative to this genomic sequence to represent the inferred CDS: inserted 2 bases in 1 codon) encodes MEQMQVEEPENQLLQLLKQLEAAPKDQLPQTLLTYFKPCNKSLENFAIYFLAALRQQTEQHFRTSGSNESETPKCLTPVRKATNRPTPAELALNESQLSNLSIGSASTPVRQSNNPPQQHQGRRSGQHSQQFSSTPQSSERSQGNRSGGGAGGGSFCLGDFMLNATPNQGHQRAKKKVTPQATGTTAAATSQDKSQKPRRRVLPMTISKNXSSCSSFGDSSFSNENNLLRLSQSCELDRSQGAALEQEARKTLLLHKQEIKSEAPVATSQQFEPPEREPDMPPSVAIDLDQVTQPQQLQLLSAIYGQLMDLNLVPNVLSELGYAMQLLNIRGTSDEVASPEEISPLALLSRHKECIYFAVQLLEQQQQLLLQLDRKSLTVLLQHERVSLLSQQLQQQLESSCQRKQQQSKAIPQDSQQQQNVYYQHDKDSRDNFPTQNEFCAFKRQRDLFYEALKHWEATHLNRMFSFSLELGSSVREIFKQSEHAVNMSHFAKLFVSQLLMSSGETHESPAELGLKLDQQRLNRLAQRLVTSNSSVEDQFPRTQAFFRDFISNCGSIAFLVQLQLALYVQLLRHNDSSFELLPLQPDDDESQQEQAAPYVVRPQAMAELLMLAKFLGYVYALPYNRATSNYACPQQLQLRRQFQPPFEMRVHLERAMQQGKLLITLPWLVQYLMMLDLVSLQLPASLATLELLYALYSEARANPQQPLQSCALFITRSCLGWLLESQPTLSSGYYNQRTSGKRSEATAALVKDCLRSLCFAQDQGKVAAMLEELLPVACPFLHDFRVAITPSQRQAQRSGRYRYITTRLEQLSSSNNSGGVKSQPQLQSEQQGSESSVPELQSPQRKLNEAFLHSQNASMRRLLEFVTERSFKCVVKDAQQQILQPAKSAADALVNGISSTQEAEVLRELQRIYQEAWTQACQQWTQLVPGMLDKRIEQSLRALLPENTNEVLRSTYAHLIRQQAQAQLQQWLQTSVRQTTFYQLDLQEVASKVCRSNKNSSQSTPATGAVSNEMSLSAAAVELRLSQLLQELQQWIHCLSLRPEHLRHMCELPELMQRTRQAAQLPQLPTYFYELLGSIVVRLLQLLICRQPLLCTPTLISASCDVWLSPQLIATATVPGDAPECLEALLSIQFVQELSLHLPGFQLLQQLLHAMLDAGVLHMEQLNQLFMPLFKENWTPPVWNALSQLLQQVSQNRGEGDTSRVDDDGKSHLFMEVLADLSRDLDSF; translated from the exons atggaacAAATGCAAGTCGAGGAACCCGAGAACcaattgctgcagctgctcaaACAACTGGAGGCAGCACCAAAGGATCAATTGCCCCAAACATTGCTGACATATTTCAAACCCTGCAACAAGAGTTTGGAGAATTTCGCTATCTACTTTTTGGCTGCACTGCGTCAACAGACGGAGCAACATTTCCGAACCAGCGGCAGCAATGAATCCGAGACTCCCAAATGCCTGACGCCAGTGCGCAAGGCGACAAATCGTCCCACGCCGGCGGAGTTGGCATTGAACGAATCGCAGCTAAGCAATCTCAGCATTGGCAGCGCTTCAACGCCAGTGCGTCAGTCCAACAATCCGCCACAGCAGCATCAAGGACGTCGCTCTGGCCAGCATAGTCAGCAGTTTAGCAGCACACCACAAAGCAGCGAAAGATCTCAAGGAAATCGTAGTGGAGGAGGAGCTGGTGGTGGCAGTTTTTGTCTGGGTGACTTCATGTTGAATGCCACACCCAATCAGGGACATCAGCGTGCCAAGAAAAAGGTGACGCCACAAGCTACgggaacaacagcagcagcaacgtctcAAGACAAATCACAGAAGCCACGACGTCGTGTGCTGCCCATGACGATCAGCAAGAA GTCCTCGTGCAGCTCGTTTGGCGACAGCTCCTTCAGCAATGAGAACAACTTGTTGCGTCTCTCGCAGAGCTGTGAACTGGATCGCAGCCAAGGCGCCGCCCTTGAGCAGGAAGCGCGAAAAACACTGTTGCTGCACAAGCAGGAGATTAAAAGCGAGGCGCCTGTGGCAACCAGCCAACAGTTTGAACCCCCCGAAAGGGAACCAGATATGCCACCCAGTGTTGCCATCGATTTGGATCAAGTGACCCAGCCACAGCAGTTGCAGCTTTTGTCTGCCATCTATGGACAGTTGATGGATCTGAATCTAGTGCCAAATGTGCTGAGTGAGCTTGGTTATGCGATGCAGTTGCTCAACATACGCGGAACCAGCGATGAAGTAGCAAGTCCCGAAGAAATTTCGCCACTTGCGTTGCTCTCGCGTCACAAGGAATGCATTTACTTTGCGGTGCAGCTgctggagcagcaacagcaactgttgctccaATTGGATCGTAAGTCTTTGACGGTGCTGTTGCAGCATGAACGTGTCTCGTTGCTatcgcagcagctgcagcagcaactagaGTCGAGTTGTCAGCgtaaacagcagcagagcaagGCGATTCCTCAAGactcacagcaacaacagaatgTTTACTATCAACACGATAAGGATTCCCGTGACAATTTTCCAACTCAAAATGAGTTTTGCGCCTTCAAACGGCAGCGAGATTTATTCTATGAGGCACTCAAACATTGGGAGGCAACGCATCTTAATCGAAtgttcagcttcagcttggaATTAGGCTCAAGTGTGCGTGAGATCTTCAAGCAATCGGAGCACGCTGTGAATATGTCGCATTTCGCCAAACTCTTCGTCAGCCAGCTGCTTATGTCCAGCGGCGAGACGCACGAATCACCAGCAGAATTGGGACTAAAACTCGATCAGCAGCGTCTCAATCGCTTGGCACAACGTCTGGTCACCAGCAACTCGAGCGTTGAGGATCAATTTCCACGCACTCAAGCCTTCTTCCGGGATTTTATCAGCAACTGCGGTTCCATAGCATTTCTGGTGCAACTTCAGCTGGCGCTTTATGTACAACTCTTGCGGCATAATGATTCCAGTTTTGagttgttgccactgcagcCGGATGATGATGAGTCCCAGCAAGAGCAGGCAGCTCCCTATGTGGTGCGACCTCAGGCCATGGCTGAGCTGCTGATGTTGGCCAAGTTCCTTGGTTATGTTTATGCCTTGCCTTACAACCGTGCCACATCCAACTATGCCTGCCCccaacagttgcagctgcgtCGTCAGTTCCAGCCACCGTTTGAGATGCGTGTGCATCTCGAGCGTGCCATGCAGCAGGGAAAGTTGTTGATCACGCTACCTTGGTTGGTGCAGTACCTGATGATGCTGGATCTGGTCTCACTGCAGCTGCCCGCCAGTTTGGCCACTCTGGAGCTACTCTATGCGCTGTACAGCGAGGCAAGAGCAAATCCTCAACAGCCGTTGCAGTCTTGTGCGCTGTTCATCACACGCAGCTGTCTCGGTTGGTTGCTGGAATCGCAGCCAACTCTAAGCAGCGGTTACTACAACCAACGAACCTCGGGAAAGCGAAGTGAGGCCACTGCAGCGTTGGTCAAAGATTGTCTGCGTAGTCTGTGCTTTGCTCAGGATCAGGGCAAAGTCGCAGCTATGCTGGAGGAGCTGTTGCCGGTGGCGTGTCCCTTTCTACACGACTTTCGGGTGGCCATCACCCCATCGCAGCGTCAGGCGCAACGTAGTGGGCGCTATAGGTATATAACCACGCGATTGGAGCagttgagcagcagcaacaacagcggtgGCGTCAAAAGTCAGCCACAACTGCAGTCGGAACAACAGGGCAGCGAATCTTCCGTTCCGGAGCTGCAATCTCCTCAGCGCAAACTCAACGAAGCCTTTTTGCACTCACAGAACGCATCGATGCGTCGCCTGCTGGAGTTCGTCACCGAGCGCAGCTTCAAGTGTGTGGTCAAGGATGCCCAACAGCAGATACTGCAGCCCGCCAAATCGGCAGCCGATGCGCTGGTCAATGGCATCAGTTCAACGCAAGAGGCAGAAGTGCTACGTGAACTGCAGCGCATTTATCAGGAAGCCTGGACACAAGCCTGCCAGCAGTGGACGCAGCTGGTGCCTGGCATGCTGGACAAGCGTATAGAACAATCGTTACGTGCCTTGCTCCCGGAGAATACCAACGAAGTGTTGCGATCGACGTATGCACACTTGATACGGCAACAGGCTCAGGCGCAGTTGCAACAGTGGTTGCAGACGAGTGTGCGCCAAACGACATTCTATCAGCTGGATCTACAGGAAGTGGCCAGCAAAGTGTGTCGCTCAAACAAGAACAGCTCACAATCAACTCCCGCAACAGGAGCCGTCTCAAATGAGATGAGTCTCAGTGCTGCCGCTGTTGAGTTGCGACTgtcgcagctgctgcaggAACTGCAACAATGGATTCACTGCCTCAGTCTGCGTCCGGAGCATTTGCGTCATATGTGCGAGCTGCCCGAGTTGATGCAGCGCACTCGGCAAGCAGCACAGCTGCCACAATTACCAACATACTTTTACGAGTTGCTCGGTTCGATTGTGGTGCgtctgctgcagttgctcatCTGCCGGCAACCTTTACTCTGCACTCCAACTCTGATCAGCGCCAGTTGTGATGTGTGGCTATCGCCACAGCTGATCGCCACAGCAACTGTTCCGGGTGATGCTCCCGAGTGCCTTGAAGCGTTGCTCAGCATTCAATTTGTGCAGGAGTTGAGTCTGCATTTGCCAGGCTTTcagttgctgcaacagctTTTGCATGCCATGTTGGATGCAGGCGTGTTGCACATGGAGCAGCTGAATCAATTGTTTATGCCACTATTTAAGGAAAACTGGACACCGCCGGTGTGGAATGCTTTgtcgcagctgctgcagcaagtTTCACAGAATCGGGGCGAAGGCGACACAAGTCGCGTTGACGACGATGGCAAATCGCATTTGTTTATGGAAGTGCTTGCGGATTTGTCGCGAGATTTAGATAGTTTTTAA